The window CAAAGCCGCAGGCGACGAGGATGGCGCGGCGGGAAAACACATCATCGAGCTCGCGTCGCGCTACAGGGGATTGCGCCATCCCAATCGCAAGGAAGCACCCGCCTTCAAGGCGGAGTTGAAAGCCCTCCCCGGCGCTGCCGAGATCATCGTGCGCGGCCTGGAGGCCTATCGCGCCGGGCCCGACCGCCCCGCGCCAACACTGGCGCTGCATCATTTGCTCGAACGCCAGCACTACCGGCTCGGGCACTGGCGGCTGGCTTCCAGCGACATCAATTATCGGCGGTTTTTCGACGTCAATACGCTCGCGGGATTGCGCGTCGAGGACGCAGGCACATTCAGCGCTGTCCACCAGCTGGTCAAAACGCTGATCTCGGAACAAAAGCTGCAGGGCCTGCGGCTCGATCACATCGACGGCTTGCGCGATCCCGTGCAGTATTTTCAGCGCCTGCGCCGTCTGATCCGGAATGCGCAGGGAAAGGCTGCAAAACCGTTCTATATGGTGGTCGAAAAAATTCTTGGCGAGCACGAGACGCTGCATGCCTTCGCCGGCGTCGATGGCACCACGGGCTATGAGTGGCTGAATGCCATTACAAGGGTGCTGGCCGAAGACAGCGGCCTCGACCCCCTCGACGAGGTGTGGCGGCAGATCAGCAATCAGCCGCCGAGGCTCGACCCCGTATTGAAAGAGGCGAAACGCCGGGTGCTCGAAACCCTGCTGACCAGCGAATTCACGGTGCTGACGCGCCTGCTCGCGCGGATCGCCAGCGGACATTACTCGACCCGCGATTATTCCGCCGTCGGCCTGCGGCAGGCGCTCGAACTCTACATCCTGCATTTCCCGGTCTATCGCACGTATCTTACACAAAGCGGTCCGACCGAGCGCGACCGCGCGTTGATCTCGGGCACAATCGAAAAGGCGCGCGCGGACTGGTTCGCCGCCGACGAGGGCATCTTCGATTTTCTGCGCGACACGCTGACCATGGACTTGATCAAGCCGGGCCGGGCAGCGCACAGCGCCCCGCGCGTGCGCCGCTTCGCGCTAAAACTGCAGCAGTTCACCGGTCCCGTGATGGCGAAATCGCTCGAGGATACCGCGTTCTACCGCTATCACCGCCTGCTGGCGTTCAACGAAGTCGGCGGAGACCCGTCGGCCGGGGCGCTTCCGGTCGATGCCTTTCACGACGCGATGAAAGCCCGCGCCAGGGATTGGCCGCACGGCATGACCGCGACTTCGACGCACGATACCAAACGCGGCGAGGACGCCCGCGTGCGACTATTGGCGCTAACCGAAATTCCCGGCGAATGGACCAGCGCGGTGGCGCGATGGAAAGTCATGAACGCGCCGCATCTTGTCATCGCCGGCGAGATGCGCGCGCCGTCGGCGACTTTTGAATATATGCTGTATCAGGCCCTGCTCGGCGCATGGCCCTCCGGCCACTACGACGAAACGTTCCTGGAACGGATGCAGGCCTATGCGCTGAAGGCGGCGCGGGAAGGCAAGCAGGAAACGAGCTGGCTCAATCCCAACGAAGCCTATGAGGCGGGGCTGCGCGACTTCATCGCGCGAATCCTGGATCGCTCGGTCCCGGCGGAATTTCTGAACTCGCTCGATACTTTAGCGCGGCGAACCGCGCTATTGGGGGCGCTGAATTCGCTGAGCCAGCTCACCTTGAAGGCGACGGTGCCGGGCGTGCCGGATTTCTATCAGGGAACGGAGTTTTGGGATTTGTCGCTGGTCGATCCGGATAACCGGCGACCGGTGGATTTCGCCGAACGCCGCGAGGCGCTGGCGTCGGCGGAAACGCCGGATTGGGAGAGCCTCGTGAAGAACTGGTCCAACGGCCATTTGAAGCTGGCCTGGACCCGGCATCTGCTCAAGATACGTACCGAACTCGCCGAATTGTTTGCCCATGGCGATTACGAGCCGCTGCCGGTCAGCGGGCCGCACCGCGATCATGTCATCGCCTTTGCCCGACGCCGCGGCCGCAACGCGGTGATCATCGTGGTC is drawn from Bradyrhizobium lablabi and contains these coding sequences:
- the treY gene encoding malto-oligosyltrehalose synthase, whose product is MPPAIPIATYRLQLTADFDFDAAASIVPYLKALGITHLYASPFMKARKGSSHGYDIVDHTEFNPELGGSDGFERLSRALKRYDLGLILDFVPNHVGVHFSDNPWWLDVLEWGPASAHAASFDIDWDILPHRGRAGVLLPIIGSSYGEALEKGEIELRYDAGEGSFSAWYFEHRLPIAPERYSEILRNVVKAAGDEDGAAGKHIIELASRYRGLRHPNRKEAPAFKAELKALPGAAEIIVRGLEAYRAGPDRPAPTLALHHLLERQHYRLGHWRLASSDINYRRFFDVNTLAGLRVEDAGTFSAVHQLVKTLISEQKLQGLRLDHIDGLRDPVQYFQRLRRLIRNAQGKAAKPFYMVVEKILGEHETLHAFAGVDGTTGYEWLNAITRVLAEDSGLDPLDEVWRQISNQPPRLDPVLKEAKRRVLETLLTSEFTVLTRLLARIASGHYSTRDYSAVGLRQALELYILHFPVYRTYLTQSGPTERDRALISGTIEKARADWFAADEGIFDFLRDTLTMDLIKPGRAAHSAPRVRRFALKLQQFTGPVMAKSLEDTAFYRYHRLLAFNEVGGDPSAGALPVDAFHDAMKARARDWPHGMTATSTHDTKRGEDARVRLLALTEIPGEWTSAVARWKVMNAPHLVIAGEMRAPSATFEYMLYQALLGAWPSGHYDETFLERMQAYALKAAREGKQETSWLNPNEAYEAGLRDFIARILDRSVPAEFLNSLDTLARRTALLGALNSLSQLTLKATVPGVPDFYQGTEFWDLSLVDPDNRRPVDFAERREALASAETPDWESLVKNWSNGHLKLAWTRHLLKIRTELAELFAHGDYEPLPVSGPHRDHVIAFARRRGRNAVIIVVAKSFAAFSEGGRVWPTAEGFDASLDVSGYSVKGFAEADATELRLSDVFRHLPVAVLKAKFVGAVRPARKRVRA